One genomic window of Luteitalea pratensis includes the following:
- a CDS encoding metallophosphoesterase family protein: MRRVLLALFCVGLIIPAAAQDLVLPAQPKSLKFAVIGDSGTGDQHQREVGRQLAAWHARFPFEFVLMVGDNMYGSDGAKDYVRKFEEPYKPLLSTGVKFYAALGNHDNPNQRFYKPFNMNGERFYSFKPSLIGGARFFALDSNYMSPEQLEWFNKELGSSGSDWKIAFFHHPLYSSGDRHGSVLTLRDQLEPTFIKHGVNVVLTGHDHFYERLKPQKGIEYFVVGSSAKLRRGDNTSDLTAKTYDEGYAFMLVEIEGDNLHFQTINERGVTVDKGVVRKDAATNKVIGTSGTAPRPSARP, translated from the coding sequence ATGCGCCGGGTATTGCTCGCGCTGTTCTGTGTCGGATTGATCATCCCTGCCGCGGCCCAGGACCTGGTGCTGCCGGCGCAGCCGAAGTCGCTGAAGTTCGCGGTCATCGGCGATAGCGGCACCGGCGACCAGCATCAGCGTGAGGTGGGCAGGCAGCTGGCCGCCTGGCACGCACGATTCCCGTTCGAGTTCGTCCTCATGGTCGGCGACAACATGTACGGCAGCGACGGTGCGAAGGACTACGTGAGGAAATTCGAGGAGCCGTATAAGCCCCTGCTGAGCACCGGGGTCAAGTTCTACGCCGCGCTCGGCAATCACGACAACCCCAACCAGCGCTTCTACAAGCCGTTCAACATGAACGGCGAGCGCTTCTACTCGTTCAAGCCGTCATTGATTGGCGGTGCGCGGTTCTTCGCGCTGGACAGCAACTACATGAGCCCGGAGCAGCTCGAGTGGTTCAACAAGGAACTCGGATCGAGCGGTTCCGACTGGAAGATTGCGTTCTTCCACCACCCGCTCTATTCGTCGGGCGACCGCCACGGCTCGGTCCTGACGCTGCGCGACCAACTCGAGCCGACATTCATCAAGCACGGCGTGAACGTCGTGCTGACCGGCCATGACCATTTCTACGAACGCCTGAAGCCGCAGAAGGGCATCGAGTACTTCGTGGTCGGCAGCTCGGCAAAGCTCAGGCGCGGCGACAACACCTCCGACCTCACCGCGAAGACCTATGATGAGGGATACGCGTTCATGCTCGTCGAGATCGAGGGCGACAATCTCCACTTCCAGACGATCAACGAACGCGGCGTGACGGTGGACAAGGGCGTCGTTCGAAAGGACGCGGCGACGAACAAGGTCATCGGGACGAGCGGCACGGCGCCGCGACCATCCGCCCGGCCCTAG
- a CDS encoding MJ0042-type zinc finger domain-containing protein, with the protein MTFRRPQSYGRGDAPQDVALPVACPSCKSPAIVAAAKVPSAIGYWRCTVCGDIWSPARTAAPVTHGWRA; encoded by the coding sequence ATGACCTTCCGACGGCCGCAGTCGTACGGAAGAGGAGACGCGCCCCAGGACGTGGCGCTGCCGGTGGCGTGCCCCTCGTGCAAGTCACCGGCGATCGTCGCCGCCGCGAAGGTGCCGAGCGCCATCGGTTACTGGCGCTGCACCGTGTGTGGCGACATCTGGAGCCCGGCCCGCACCGCCGCGCCCGTGACACACGGCTGGCGTGCCTGA
- a CDS encoding RNA recognition motif domain-containing protein — protein MSSKLYVGNLPFETNEADLESHFAQAGAVASVSLMRDRETGRARGFAFVEMASSAEAQTAITQLHEQAFGGRLLTVNEARPQTPRPSGGGGYGGGGGYGGGGGQGRSRREPRW, from the coding sequence ATGAGCAGCAAGTTGTACGTTGGCAACCTTCCGTTCGAGACCAACGAGGCCGATCTCGAGTCGCACTTCGCCCAGGCCGGTGCGGTGGCCTCGGTGAGCCTGATGCGCGATCGGGAGACCGGGCGCGCGCGTGGCTTCGCCTTTGTCGAAATGGCCAGCAGCGCCGAAGCACAGACCGCAATCACGCAGCTCCACGAGCAGGCATTCGGCGGCCGTCTCCTGACGGTCAACGAGGCGCGCCCCCAGACGCCGCGTCCGAGCGGCGGCGGCGGGTATGGCGGCGGCGGCGGGTACGGCGGCGGCGGCGGCCAGGGCCGTTCGCGACGTGAGCCGCGTTGGTAA
- a CDS encoding alpha-hydroxy acid oxidase, translated as MDIESGTNRREFLKFLAASPLLGALGQVPRSDDVIASTRDALNVFDFEPVARQKLPPAHYGYLATGVDDDATLRANRAGFSRYQMRSRRLIDVSRIDTSISLLGATWNTPIVLAPVSSQRAFHPEGELAVARAARSKRHLLMLSTLTTTPIEDVNAARGEPVWFQLYPTTEWNVTRSMVKRAESAGCPVLVFTVDQIIGTNRETLRRFERQDTRDCRVCHDRTSLKTRSTRRPMFDGLELAGVDWQPPVTWEYVKRLRDATSMRLVIKGIVTREDAELAVAHGADAIVCSNHGGRAEETGRSTIESLPEVLQGAAGRVPVLVDSGFRRGTDIFTALALGATAICVGRPYVWGLAAFGQEGVDTVLDILTRELQLAMRYAGTVAIPNITRGHVVERVGGHEASARD; from the coding sequence ATGGACATCGAGTCCGGGACGAATCGGCGCGAGTTCTTGAAATTCCTGGCGGCCAGCCCCCTGCTGGGCGCACTGGGACAGGTGCCGCGGAGTGACGACGTCATCGCTTCGACCCGCGACGCGCTCAACGTCTTCGACTTCGAGCCCGTCGCTCGCCAGAAACTGCCGCCCGCGCACTACGGGTACCTGGCAACGGGCGTGGACGACGACGCGACGCTGCGCGCCAATCGGGCGGGATTCTCCCGCTATCAGATGCGATCCCGCCGGTTGATCGACGTGTCCCGCATCGACACATCGATCAGCCTGCTGGGTGCTACCTGGAACACCCCCATCGTCCTCGCGCCTGTCTCGAGCCAGCGCGCGTTTCATCCGGAAGGGGAACTCGCGGTCGCGCGCGCCGCCCGCTCGAAGCGGCACCTCCTGATGCTGTCGACCTTGACCACCACGCCGATCGAGGACGTGAACGCCGCGCGCGGCGAACCCGTGTGGTTTCAGCTCTATCCCACCACGGAGTGGAACGTGACGCGCTCGATGGTGAAGCGGGCCGAGTCGGCCGGCTGTCCGGTGCTGGTCTTCACTGTCGATCAGATCATCGGCACCAATCGCGAGACCCTGCGGCGATTCGAACGCCAGGACACACGGGACTGCCGCGTCTGTCACGATCGCACCAGCCTGAAGACCAGGAGCACGCGGCGGCCGATGTTCGACGGTCTCGAGCTGGCGGGAGTCGACTGGCAGCCGCCGGTGACCTGGGAGTATGTGAAGCGCCTACGAGATGCGACCTCGATGCGCCTCGTGATCAAGGGCATCGTCACGCGCGAGGATGCGGAGCTCGCCGTGGCCCACGGTGCCGATGCGATTGTCTGTTCGAATCACGGCGGGCGCGCCGAGGAGACGGGACGATCGACGATCGAGAGCCTTCCGGAGGTGCTGCAGGGCGCAGCGGGGCGCGTTCCCGTCCTCGTCGACAGCGGCTTCCGGCGCGGCACGGACATCTTCACGGCCCTCGCCCTTGGTGCCACGGCCATCTGCGTGGGGCGACCCTATGTCTGGGGCCTGGCGGCATTCGGCCAGGAAGGCGTCGACACCGTCCTCGACATCCTCACGCGGGAACTCCAGCTGGCCATGCGATACGCGGGAACGGTCGCGATCCCCAACATCACGCGCGGACACGTCGTCGAGAGGGTCGGAGGACACGAAGCCTCGGCCAGGGATTGA
- a CDS encoding serine/threonine-protein kinase, which yields MTLSSGTRVGQYEITTAIGAGGMGEVYRATDTRLGRTVAIKILPEAFADDADRRARFEREAKILAALNHPNIAQVYGFEDRALVMELLEGTTLRGRLEAGALPVRKAVEYAVQIARGLAAAHERGIVHRDLKPENVHAPQWTPDGTQLSFTAGQQAKRLDVATERSTDVPAQYAEYAANGRMLTPTGTPGRWAIGAAGAEDASTTPLLEPSKAGESFISGHWLPDGQHFVFVHVQAGVPSRVELGAIDGSGPSVLVDNAITPIVVAGHLLYVRGDRLMAQGFDLARRAVVGTPAVLAEGLDVTANQGAGYSASDRVVAYSGRRGTAIPADVDGPRRPRALERERRRGLFERRALA from the coding sequence GTGACGCTCTCTTCGGGTACACGGGTCGGCCAGTACGAGATCACGACCGCCATCGGCGCCGGGGGCATGGGCGAGGTCTATCGCGCGACCGATACCCGGCTCGGGCGCACGGTGGCGATCAAGATCCTCCCGGAGGCGTTTGCCGACGACGCTGACCGCCGCGCCCGCTTCGAGCGCGAAGCCAAGATCCTGGCGGCGCTCAACCATCCCAACATCGCGCAGGTGTACGGCTTCGAGGACCGCGCGCTGGTGATGGAGTTGCTCGAAGGCACGACGCTGCGCGGCCGGCTGGAGGCGGGGGCGCTTCCCGTTCGCAAGGCTGTCGAGTACGCCGTGCAGATCGCGCGCGGGCTCGCCGCCGCGCACGAGCGCGGCATCGTCCATCGCGACCTGAAGCCCGAGAACGTGCACGCACCGCAGTGGACGCCCGACGGGACGCAGCTCTCCTTCACGGCGGGACAGCAGGCGAAACGGCTCGACGTTGCCACTGAACGATCCACGGACGTTCCGGCTCAGTACGCCGAGTACGCCGCCAATGGCCGGATGCTCACGCCCACCGGCACGCCCGGGAGATGGGCCATCGGCGCTGCGGGCGCCGAGGACGCCTCCACGACCCCGCTGCTCGAGCCGTCGAAAGCGGGCGAGAGCTTCATCAGCGGCCACTGGCTCCCCGATGGCCAGCATTTCGTGTTCGTACACGTGCAGGCGGGCGTGCCTTCGCGGGTCGAGCTTGGCGCGATTGACGGAAGCGGGCCCTCCGTGCTCGTCGACAACGCCATCACCCCAATCGTTGTCGCCGGACACCTCCTGTACGTGCGTGGCGATCGGCTGATGGCGCAGGGGTTCGACCTGGCCCGTCGCGCCGTCGTCGGGACGCCCGCCGTCCTCGCCGAAGGGCTGGATGTCACGGCGAACCAGGGCGCGGGGTACTCCGCCTCCGATCGCGTGGTCGCCTATTCAGGACGCCGCGGCACCGCGATCCCGGCTGACGTGGATGGACCGCGGCGGCCGCGTGCTCTCGAGCGTGAGCGACGACGGGGACTATTCGAACGTCGAGCTCTCGCGTGA
- a CDS encoding PD40 domain-containing protein, with amino-acid sequence MSDDGDYSNVELSRDERRLAVSLGDPATGSRDIYLVDLVRGVRQRLTMDPSHERSAVWTPDGRQVIYTSRGLDLYRRAADFSGADEALVAEGTSKDPRDVSFDGARLLSRRSGGETTNDIWVVPLSGERTPRPLLQTPANENYASFAPDARSIVFASDESGASEVYVMSLEPGGGKVQVSTRGGSFPRWRNRNEIVYVAPDQTLMSVAVTGAGATFAAGAPSALFKIDAVPGPGSPFDMTADGKRFIVNSRLPSRVPASINVIVNWTALVQPTPHP; translated from the coding sequence GTGAGCGACGACGGGGACTATTCGAACGTCGAGCTCTCGCGTGACGAACGAAGGCTCGCCGTCAGCCTGGGCGATCCAGCGACGGGTTCCCGGGACATCTACCTGGTCGATCTCGTCCGCGGTGTGCGGCAACGCCTGACCATGGATCCCAGTCATGAGCGCTCGGCGGTCTGGACGCCTGATGGGCGGCAGGTCATCTACACATCGCGTGGCCTCGATCTCTATCGGCGGGCGGCGGACTTCAGCGGCGCCGACGAGGCGCTCGTCGCGGAAGGCACGAGCAAGGATCCACGAGACGTGTCGTTCGACGGCGCGCGCCTCTTGTCTCGCCGTTCAGGGGGCGAGACGACCAACGACATCTGGGTCGTGCCACTGTCCGGCGAGCGCACGCCACGACCGCTGCTACAGACACCCGCCAATGAGAACTACGCGTCATTCGCGCCGGATGCACGGTCGATCGTGTTCGCGTCGGACGAGTCGGGCGCCTCCGAGGTGTACGTGATGTCGCTCGAGCCCGGCGGCGGGAAGGTGCAGGTCTCGACGCGAGGCGGCTCGTTCCCGCGCTGGCGGAACCGGAACGAGATCGTCTACGTCGCGCCGGATCAGACGCTGATGAGCGTGGCCGTGACCGGTGCGGGCGCAACCTTCGCGGCTGGCGCGCCGAGCGCCCTGTTCAAGATCGACGCGGTTCCCGGCCCGGGATCGCCATTCGACATGACTGCCGACGGCAAGCGATTCATCGTCAACTCACGCCTGCCTTCACGAGTGCCGGCGTCGATCAACGTCATCGTCAACTGGACGGCGCTTGTCCAGCCGACCCCGCATCCGTAG